The Erpetoichthys calabaricus chromosome 5, fErpCal1.3, whole genome shotgun sequence genome has a segment encoding these proteins:
- the hmgb2a gene encoding high mobility group protein B2a has protein sequence MGKGDPNKPKGKMSSYAYFVQTCREEHKKKHPDTAVNFSEFSKKCSERWRTMSAKEKSKFEELAKNDKSRYEREMKNYIPPKGEKGKKKKDPNAPKRPPSAFFLFCSEHRPKIKGDHPGISIGDVAKKLGEMWAKQSAKDKVPFEQKAAKLKEKYNKDVAAYRAKGKTDVGKKGPGRPTASKKKAEPEDEDDEDEEDEEDEEDEEDDEEEEDDE, from the exons ATGGGAAAGGGCGATCCGAATAAGCCAAAGGGCAAGATGTCCTCGTATGCTTATTTCGTACAAACGTGCAGAGAGGAGCACAAGAAGAAGCACCCGGACACGGCGGTCAATTTCTCGGAGTTCTCCAAGAAGTGCTCAGAAAGGTGGCGG ACCATGTCGGCCAAAGAGAAGTCCAAGTTCGAGGAGCTGGCCAAGAACGACAAGTCCCGCTACGAGCGCGAGATGAAGAATTATATCCCGCCCAAGGGAGAGAAGGGCAAGAAAAAGAAGGACCCCAACGCCCCCAAGCGCCCTCC GTCCGCCTTCTTCCTGTTTTGCTCGGAGCACCGTCCAAAGATAAAGGGGGATCATCCTGGCATTTCTATCGGCGATGTGGCCAAGAAGCTGGGCGAGATGTGGGCCAAACAGTCGGCCAAGGATAAAGTGCCCTTTGAGCAGAAGGCTGCCAAGCTAAAGGAGAAGTACAACAAG GATGTCGCGGCCTATCGTGCCAAGGGAAAGACAGATGTTGGGAAGAAGGGACCCGGCAGGCCAACTGCGTCCAAAAAGAAGGCCGAACCCGAGGATGAGGACGATGAAGATGAGGAGGATGAAGAGGACGAGGAAGATGAGGAAGACGacgaggaggaggaagatgatgaGTGA